In Aegilops tauschii subsp. strangulata cultivar AL8/78 chromosome 3, Aet v6.0, whole genome shotgun sequence, one genomic interval encodes:
- the LOC141020762 gene encoding protein FAR1-RELATED SEQUENCE 1-like → MKVNTLLQQHASTVYTRAMFEKFGEVLYEGALVEEVEKGVKYLVHQYHPERHDKWCWVLLYAAAVMDKGAEVSCECGNFEHMGLLCCHVLKVLDFMGFTKIPAKHIMKRCTKDVRDVLPEHLTHLQRDQISVNSITFRHSDLYKHAMEVVRLGDA, encoded by the exons ATGAAGGTGAACACACTGCTGCAACAGCATGCCAGCACTGTGTATACCAGAGCTATGTTTGAGAAGTTTGGTGAGGTCCTGTATGAAGGTGCACTAGTGGAAGAAGTTGAGAAAGGTGTAAAATACTTGGTACATCAGTATCATCCAGAAAGACATGACAAATGGTGCTGGGTTCTTCTGTATGCTGCTGCTGTCATGGATAAAGGTGCAGAGGTGTCATGTGAGTGTGGTAATTTTGAACATATGGGGCTCCTGTGCTGTCATGTTCTCAAG GTACTTGACTTCATGGGTTTCACTAAGATCCCTGCAAAGCATATAATGAAGAGGTGCACAAAGGATGTGAGGGATGTGCTGCCAGAACATCTAACACATCTGCAGAGGGACCAAATATCAGTGAATTCCATAACTTTTCGACACTCAGACCTGTACAAGCACGCTATGGAAGTTGTAAGGCTTGGCGATGCCTAA